GGCCCGTCAGCCCGTCGCGGATGGCCATCTGCTCCTTCTCCTGGTAGAGGGCCGCGCTGCGCAGGGCCAGCGAGAACTGGCTCAAAAGGATGTGCAGGGTCTCGGTCTCGGCCTCGAAGACGTAGGGCTTGCGGCTTTCCAGCACCAGGATGTAGTGACAGACCCCTTCGTAGGTCAAGGGCGCCGCCAGCACCGAGCGGAAGCCGTGGTCCTGCCTCTCCTCGCGGCTGAACCGGAACAGGCCCAGCGAGCGGCGGTAGAAATCGTCCACCTTGCGCCATTCCAGGATTCTCAAAGCTTGTTCGCTAAGGGTGCCGGAAATATCCAGCTCGGCGCCCGGGGCCGGGAACCCGGCGGCGGGCGGCTCGGCCAGCAGCACCCGGCAGGGACCACCGGACTCCGGGGCCTGCAGCATGACCAGGTGGTCGCAGGAGACCAGCTCGGGGATCAACTTTCCCATGATCTCTATCACCTCGTCCACCTTCAGCCGGTTGGCCATCTGCTCCAAGTAGCGGTTCCATTCCTTGAGCCGCTCACCCTCCAGCCCCAGGGCCGAATGGCTCTGGTGGAGGATCATCAGCCGGGCCGCCTCTTCGGCGAATCCCGCCAGCAAGGCCTTAGAGCCTTCGTTGAAATGGTTCTCTTCCTCGCTGTCGGCTACCGCGATCCCCTCCACCCGGTTCTCCATGATGATGGGCACGGCCAAAAGCGACTTGAGCGGCTCGGACTTGGCGTAATATCCCAGATCTTTGGAGTCCTTGGAGAACACCGGATAGAGCAAAGCCTGTTTTTCCTTGACTACCCAGCCCAGGATTCCCTTCTGGGCATCAAGAGTCGCTTCCTTGATGATCTCGGCGCTGTAACTGCGCCAGGCCGCCAGTTTCAGGTAATTGGCTGAAGGGTCCAGCCGGAAAAAAGCGGCCGTCTTGGCGCCCAGGCTGGCGTGCATCAGCGAGGACAGGGCCTGCAGGTCATTCTTCAGCTCGGCCGCCGGAGCAATGATCTTCCGTTCCGGTTCGGCTTCCAAGTTCTGGGCCGGCGAAAAACTGCGCTTCAACAAAAGCCTGCCCACGGCAAAGGCCGCGGCCAGGAATAAAAACAGCCCGCCTAACCGGTACAGGGCCGGCCCGGGCAACAATTGGTGAAAGTAGGCGGAGCCGCCTTCGGTCAGGATAAGAACGGCCGGGGCCAAAAGTTGCCATCTGTCCTCGGCCCGGTAAAGCGACAGCAGGGTCAGCATCAGGTAGGAGAACAGCCAGGGGGAATTCATCCCCCCGGTCTGCTGGACGGCCATGACGGTGACGGCTGTCAGCAGCAGCAGGGTCCACAGCTGCCACCTCTGGCGGCTCTCCCGGCTGATGGCCCGCCAGATCAACGTTCCGTAGACCGATAGCAGGATTACGGCCCAGATGACCCCGGGAGTGGACGGCCAGGCCGCCGGATCGGGGTCGTTGGCCCGGTAAAAGGCCCCGGTAATGGCCACGGCGATCAGGGCGCCGGATATGACCAAAAGCCCGATCTTAAGCGGATTGGTTTTCTGCTTTTTCATTAAATATAGAACTTCTGATATTATTGTGACCAATAATCGACTATTTTTGTTCAATTACCAAACATGGGGCACTTCTGGTTGTCATGCCCGTAAAAACGGGCATCCAGAGGAATCACTGGATTCCCTCAGGAGTTTACCCCGTTGAAAAACGGGGAGGGAATGATATAATAACGCCATCTTGCTATTATATCTTTATCGTCAGATCTGGCAAAACAAACAACTCACTTTACCATGACAAACCAGACCAACCCGGCCAGGCCCGCCGCCCAGCAATAATAGGCAAAGTATTCCAGCCGGCCTTTTTTGACGATCTGCAGCAGGACCTTGATGGCCCAGTATCCTGAGATAGCCGCGGTAACGGCTCCCACCATCAGCAACACCAGTTCAGAGGACAGCAGGCCGGTCTCCAGCATGTCCTTCAGCTTGACCACCCCGGCCCCCAGGATGATTGGGATGGACAGCAGGAACGAGAACTCGGCCGCCTTCTCCTGGTTCATTTTGGTGAATATCCCGGCGGAGATGGTGCTGCCCGAGCGCGACACTCCCGGCAGTATGGCCACCGCCTGGGCCAGCCCGATGACCAGCGCCCGCCACCAGTTGATCTTGCCTTCATGGCTTTTTACCAGGCAAGTAAGGAACAGAATGGTCCCGGTGACCAGCAGAAAGACCGAGACCGCGATGGGACTGGCAAAGGCCTGCTCGATGACGTCGTCAAACTTGTAGCCGATGAAGGCCGCCGGAATGGTGGCCAGCATCAGCAATAAAGAAAGCCTTAAGTTGTCGTCGGTGAAGCACCAGCCCTTTTGGTAATACATCCGGCCCTTGAAGATCGATTTGATCAGCTTCCCGATCTTTATGCGGAAATATATCACCACCGACAGCAGGGTCCCCAGATGCACGAAGACCTCGAACCTCAGATTGTTGCCCTGAAGGCCAAACAGCTTTTCGGCCAGAGCCAGGTGCCCGGAACTGGACACCGGCAGGAACTCGGTCAGCCCCTGGATCAGCCCCAGTATCAACGCTTGGAAAATCGACATATTATCAATTCAATCTTAATTATTTGTTTTTGTTTTTTGCATTTAGTTTTCGGTTAAAGTCCCAGGCAAATGGCCATGATCCCCACCAGCATCACTATCTTGATGAAAAAGCTTATCCGGCCTAAATCCTCATCCCTTGGGCTGGTCAAAAGTTTCACGATCATTATGCCCAGCATCAGGTCCACCCCCAGGATCACCGCCAGCAGGTAACGGGTATTGTATATGCCCAGCAGATAGGGAACCGGGGTCAAGGTTATCAGGACCATCAGTGTCGCCGCCGCCAGTTTCAGGGATCTTTGCGCGCCCCAGGCTATGGGCAGGGTTTTGGCCCCTTGCGACAGATCGCCGCTCCGGTCCTGAACGTCCTTGATGATCTCCCGGGACAGGTGCATCAGAAAAGCAAACCCGGCCGGGAACCACGAAAGCCCGATATTTCCAACCGTCAGGCCGCCGTAGACAAAGGCCAACCCGCAGACCAGCGCCACGGTGAGATTCCCGGCCAGCCCCATCCTTTTGCCCCGGGCGGCATATAGCCATAAAAGGACCGATACCGCCAGGGCCAACGCCAAGGGTCTGACCCCGATGAAACATGCCAGGGCCAGGCCCAAAAGCATCCAGGCGGATCCCAGGTAAACGGCCGTCTTTGGCTGCAGCAGGCCCGCCGGCAGCGGCCGCTGGGACCGGTTGATCTTGTCGATCTCGTAGTCGTAAAAATCATTGAGGCTATTGCCCCCGGAAGCTATCAGCATAGCCGAGACCACAGCCAAGATTATGCCCCAAGCATGCGCTTTGAGCCCATAGCCCGAAGTGCCCACCAGCACCGAAAGCCCGGTGATGGCTACGTTCCCGGGACGGGAAAGTTTTATGGCAGCCAGGATTTTGTAGAACATCGCATTGAAAATATTTATCGTTTTAGAAAAAGTAGCCCGCTTTTAAACAAAACATGGGGCCGAGACCGTATTTATTTCTTGTGTTATCCCCAAATATTTTTACTGCGGCTATTTCTGCAGCGAAATTAAAACCA
The DNA window shown above is from candidate division TA06 bacterium and carries:
- a CDS encoding diguanylate cyclase; the encoded protein is MKKQKTNPLKIGLLVISGALIAVAITGAFYRANDPDPAAWPSTPGVIWAVILLSVYGTLIWRAISRESRQRWQLWTLLLLTAVTVMAVQQTGGMNSPWLFSYLMLTLLSLYRAEDRWQLLAPAVLILTEGGSAYFHQLLPGPALYRLGGLFLFLAAAFAVGRLLLKRSFSPAQNLEAEPERKIIAPAAELKNDLQALSSLMHASLGAKTAAFFRLDPSANYLKLAAWRSYSAEIIKEATLDAQKGILGWVVKEKQALLYPVFSKDSKDLGYYAKSEPLKSLLAVPIIMENRVEGIAVADSEEENHFNEGSKALLAGFAEEAARLMILHQSHSALGLEGERLKEWNRYLEQMANRLKVDEVIEIMGKLIPELVSCDHLVMLQAPESGGPCRVLLAEPPAAGFPAPGAELDISGTLSEQALRILEWRKVDDFYRRSLGLFRFSREERQDHGFRSVLAAPLTYEGVCHYILVLESRKPYVFEAETETLHILLSQFSLALRSAALYQEKEQMAIRDGLTGLANHRRFQDFLTESLAKSVDKPLSVALFDIDFFKKLNDSYGHPIGDVVLKEVAARLKANISKYDFVARYGGEEFIAVWPGKTDKEAEVLAEGLRTAIGGEKFSTTAGELPVTVSLGVAAFPQDSNNKPDLIKAADEALYAAKKAGRNRVVRYSTITKEISKQ
- a CDS encoding undecaprenyl-diphosphate phosphatase, whose translation is MSIFQALILGLIQGLTEFLPVSSSGHLALAEKLFGLQGNNLRFEVFVHLGTLLSVVIYFRIKIGKLIKSIFKGRMYYQKGWCFTDDNLRLSLLLMLATIPAAFIGYKFDDVIEQAFASPIAVSVFLLVTGTILFLTCLVKSHEGKINWWRALVIGLAQAVAILPGVSRSGSTISAGIFTKMNQEKAAEFSFLLSIPIILGAGVVKLKDMLETGLLSSELVLLMVGAVTAAISGYWAIKVLLQIVKKGRLEYFAYYCWAAGLAGLVWFVMVK
- a CDS encoding geranylgeranylglycerol-phosphate geranylgeranyltransferase, with translation MFYKILAAIKLSRPGNVAITGLSVLVGTSGYGLKAHAWGIILAVVSAMLIASGGNSLNDFYDYEIDKINRSQRPLPAGLLQPKTAVYLGSAWMLLGLALACFIGVRPLALALAVSVLLWLYAARGKRMGLAGNLTVALVCGLAFVYGGLTVGNIGLSWFPAGFAFLMHLSREIIKDVQDRSGDLSQGAKTLPIAWGAQRSLKLAAATLMVLITLTPVPYLLGIYNTRYLLAVILGVDLMLGIMIVKLLTSPRDEDLGRISFFIKIVMLVGIMAICLGL